The sequence GCTCGGTCGTATGGAAAACCTCTAATGTATTGTTTTATCGAATTAAGCCGTTCATTTAACtcactcttttctttttgagTCCGATCcgcatttcaaaaataaattaattaattaatgtttgcaAATGTCGAAGGTTTGTAAATGAAATGTTATAAACGATACACTTAAATGAATCATTTGTTCGAACTTGTTAATtagactttatattaaaactacatgtaattttttatttatagagtcTTGTAatcctatttatataattttaattacatcttctttatataacattttataaataaggaaaattatttcaaaatattctgaCGTGCAATGTGCAGTGCGAagtgattattttacattagagTTATGCGTAAATGAATGGTATgtatgtgatataaatatatagcataaagtataaaacgcaatatatttataacgttGCGTTTCGATGATTTTTCACGTTATTATGCAATGCATAAATACTTTGaagtaatttttcatatttaaaaaattgaaaaatgcaatCTTTAATAAGTTAAGGAATAGAAAAACATGTTCAATCAAGGAAAGTAAACAAGACTTCTTACGAAAACATAatcagataaataataatataaatattttatttaaataaaattgatgtataataatagagatGTTCTTATAATGAACTTTTATACATAAGGAGgggagaatttatttataaataaataaattcttctcgcaataattttatcatatactgtcatttttttttaatatacatatattttatgtctttATTATCGAGctgtaaattataagaatcatCTACTGATAAACTTCGCGAAtccagaaattttaattttgatgaaattttacataaatgtaaagaaggtaaatataaatctaaaaatttgcaGTTGCCATTTAAAAGCGATTATAAAGAGTGAAATCACTCCTTATGTGTTCAACGATTTTCtgcttttctcgatatatttcgaaaactttatgtattaaaacatattttatacaacgattttatggtaaaaataaatctgttcAATTAcactaaaatttgaaaaaataatttaaaaatttgaaaaaataatttaaaaacaaacttttgtataaaatatttttcaatatcttgaatagttttcaaaatatatcgaaaaaagcaaaaagcATCCTTATAAAAGGTGCTTTCAATCTTCAGAGTCGTTTTTGGGCAACaactaaaatttctaaattcatctATTGACTCTCTAcatgttattaaaatcaagattttcgggtttacaatgtttttttgtttcaataattGATTCCTATTATAAATCTGTCATCGCACGAAACTCTCTTTCTATACTTAGAATTTCAGCAACGGTATTTTGTATCTCTAAATTCATGATCCTTTGACTCGGacgcaaattttaatttcattatagatTTTACCAAACTTAAGTTAAATCGACACACATTTGATTTAAGAGCATAACACGCAAATTAATGTAAACGATATTATATCGTTTAcattgtaacgatgcatcaccccatcgttcccgacacgtcgcccgtcggaagtcaatcgcccggcgaacaccagccgggcaaggGCGCTTGGcgccctatttttaataaataaacaaccGACCGCCGAGCGCTCCCGAAAAGCGCCGAGCGCTCCAAGTCAAAAATCCCGCGCCGTTTCCTTCACCCCAAGGGGGGCGTCCACGACGCGGGTGCCGTAACCGATaggtataaaaagcccgacAGATCGCAGATCTGTACCAGATCGGTGCCTGattccgctcgagcagtacgcaCGAGATAATTCCAGAAACCGTTTCCAAAACCGTCAAAAGACagaaccggaggttgacgtgttcgcagcctccgtcgagaattctcgactatCTGCTCCAGAGACGACTCCTGTCACAAAACCTCCGTAGAGACCGaaagtggacgagttcgctgCTCTCCTCGAGTAGTCTCGAGCTTTACGGTCCTCACACTCGACCGTCCGAACTCTGCGCAACGACGCATCCCACGAACCTTTCTCTGGTAACTGCAGGTCGCTGCAGTTAGTGTAAGCGTCGGTATCCGTGAAATATATCGGTATccgtaaaatatatgaaaagtttAACTGCCCTGCAGTTCGCACCGACCACCCGGCAAAATATTGTACGCGCTTTCGCGCCTACTTGTAAATCTATCGCACCGCGAGATATCGAATATCATCTCGCACAGATCACTCGCGAAAATACAGTATAACGGCATCACCGCCCGCACCACCTCGCGCCCGTAAGCACGCGctgacaacacgcgcccgccttaccgcgcccACCTTACCGCGCGCGTCTCGGGCCTACAAGCACGCACCGGCAAACACACGCCCGTCTTACTGCACGCGCCCCATGCCACAAGCCGGGCCCTTTAACGAGACGCACAAAAATACCGTCTAGACCGGCGTCACAACATAGCGAACActataaacatatatcattGTAACAGCTGACCATTGCCACCGAGaggcaaataaacgacgtatcTTTTACCTATCGTCTCATAATTGTGTTTCGAcccttcacgaatcctgatcccgattgcgctgtccgcgcacgcgaaaccACTCATGAAGCGGTCCGTTACAATTGGAGCCTGAACATGGACCTGTCTgtgaaacacaatttttttttctttctcctctcgAGGGTTGGTCAGCCCGAACCGCCCGTCCGACATGAAGATGTTGATATATTCACTATCCAAAGAGAAACTCGTTGCGATCGCCGCCGCATACGATCTTGACACGACCGGCACGCTCGACGAAATCCGTAGCCGTATGCACGCACATGTCGAAGCGCACCCGGAAGAATTCGGGGAAACCCGCGGTCCGCACTCGACACCGCGAATCGAAGTGCACCCGCCGACCACATCCACCGATCGTACACCGGACAACCTGGTCCTGAACCAATTAAGAAAGTGGGGACGGCCGTTCGATGGCTGCGACCCCGTAGAGTTCCCCGAATGGACCGATGATCTGCGCGAAGAATACGGGTTCTCCGGCGAACAACTGCTGAGGGGGTTGTTGGAATTATTACGCGAGGATCCTTTGGCATGGGCCCGCAATAACCGCCGTGACTGGGAAACCTGGGCGGACTTCTGCCGCGCCTTTCGTCGCCGGTATCTGCCTCCGCGCTACCAAGAAGCTGGAGTTGGAGCGACAGATTGCCGACCGGCGACAGCACGAAGCCGAAAAATTCGCGCCATACGCCGACGCGATGATGACTATGATGCGCCGGGGGGTTCACCCGCGAACAGAGGCTCGCGCGAATCTACGTGAACATGCGTCCCGAATATAAGGGATACGTAAAACGCCGCGACGTACACGACCTCATCAATCTGTTCGAGGAGACCGCCGAATTTGAAATCGAGCAGGAGACCCGCGAACTCCGGAAAACGCCGAAAAGCGCCGCGATCCCACCCACTGTCGCCGCGACATACAACCGGGAAGAGTGCTGCTGGCGCTACAAGCAGCAGGGGCATATCCGGTTCGACTGCAACCCACCCCGACGGTTTTGCTTACAATGCGGCAAGGACGGTGTCCTCACCTGCCACCCACCGCCGGGAAACGCCAACCGTGCCGGGAATACTAGGGCCGACTCCTGGACGCCCAGCACCACATAAAATACACGCCACGGCCGCACCTGATCGTTACGGTCCACGGGCTTTCCATTGACGCACTCCTGGACTCCGGCTTCGAGCTCTCGTTCGTCAACGCCGAGACAGTCGAGAGAATGCAAAAGGGCCTCGAATCAATCAAAGAGGAGGGCCAGATACAAATGGCCGACGGCACGCACGCCGAGACACAGGGCCATATCCAGATGTCCCTCCGCCTACAGGGGCGCGCGTACACACATGCATTCGCAATTTTACCATCCCTCCGGGAAGCCATGCTTATCGGGGTAGATCTGTGAAGCCAACTAGGACTAAGCATTGCCCCATCACGACGAGAGCATTGCCAACAACGCCATCCGGCCTGCGGGATGACCGGCGGTCTGGCCGCTTGCACGACTGAGGAGGGCGAACGCTTACGCCTTCCTGGATCGTGAGCTATCCAGATACCGCCTACGCCATTGGCCGAACACCAGATCTGTCTGAAGCACCGAACGCCGATCAAACAGAGATATCGGCCATGTAATCCAGCCATGCCGGCGATTATCGATGCCGAAGTGGAGGAAATGAAGAAAGCCGGGATTACCGAACCATCCAGAAGTGCATGGAGCTCGTCCATCGTGGACGTCCGAAAGAAGGACGGGAAGCATCGCTTCTGCATCGACTTCCGAAAGGTCAATGAACTTACGGAAAAGGACGCCTATCCATTATCGGAAGTCACGGCCACATTGGATAAACTAAGGGGAGCCTAATACTTCACCTTAGACTTTAAAAATGGGTACTGGCAAGTACCACTCTCACCCGAGAGCCGCCCGATCACCGCATTCACCGTACCGGGGAAGGGGCTAATGCAATTCCGGATCATGCCCTTTCGGTTACACTCCGCTCCCGCCACGTTTCAACGTCTGCTCGATTCCGTCATCGGCACCTCGACGACATCATCGTTATCAGCCGAACATTCGAGCAGCACCTCGAGCTATTCGCCAAAGTTTTCCGCCACCTCCGCGAAGCTCGTCAGTAGGAAAGCTAGGCCGCTTCTAACTCACTTCGCTCTTAAGAAACGCTGTAAGAGTAAAAGAGAcgggtatataaaaaagtaagatagaaagatatctCAGAGGTGAGGAAACGGCACGGCGGTAGGAGAGGCGGGGTACGTATGGCGAGGGAGGCGTGGGACGGGGAGGGGGGGTGTCGCGCGCGCCGTCATAGGCGAGGGGTGGAGGAGGGGCGAGGGGGGTGTGGTTTCGAAGGACGATTCGCGGTTTTCTTATCGGCGCGGTTTAGAGCGCGATGCGTCTAATTAGAGGGCGATGCGTCGATCGCGGTTTCTTTTACGGGCGCCACTTCGAGCGCGCGTGTACTctcttttaagatatatttattattttaatactttcttATCGGCGCCGCTTTTGCGACGTATCGACGATGCGACTACGCGGATGGacgcgtttatatttattcttttagcgCGCGATATAACTCTTAGGAGCGACGATAGCGGGACGCTCTTGAGGACGATTCGCGGTTTCCTTGTCGGCGTCGCTTCGAGCGCGATGCGTCTAATTAGAGGGCGATGCGTCGATCGCGGTTTCTTTTACGGGCGCCGCTTCAAGCGCGCCGTTTATTAATAGGCGTCGCGGCGTCCGGCGAGAAGCGAGGATCGCCTCGTTCGGCCTCTCTCGTCGTTCGGCGATGAGGAGAGCGTCCGGTGACGAAGTTATCCGGTTAACCGAGATGCGTTTTTTTCATTGCTTTCGTCGATATAAAAGGATGCAGCTACAGCGAAACATTAGTTCGTTCGAGGGGTATTTTTCTCGAACGTCGCGATGAAACGCGTACCTAGCGCTTTGACGAGATTAGCCGGAAGAATggttaatattcatattaagaGTATTCATAAGATACAGGTTTTGGAAATTCCGACTCGTTTGAAGGAGGaactacataaaaattatatagagaacTGTTTGTATTGCGCGGAGGAACTCGTGCGAGAGGCGAGCGAGGCTCGGTTCGACAAACCCTTCGTAGACGTCGGAGCCGATCGCTATTTGCTTTATCGCAACTGGAAATCGTGGTACGGCGTTCCCGATTTTTCGTGGGAGAGGAATCACGTTGTACATTGCTACTACCAATTCGGTTGCTTGTTCGATAGCGGGAGGTACgtcgaggaggaggagagataTTGCGCGGATTGCGCGAACCGACCGAATTACGTCAGAAGCTTATCGACGCACGTGAGGGAGGTGACGGTCGGCGAGGTGGTGCGGGGGAGATATCTCGTCGTCGATGTGTTGAGACACTGGTGCAGCGGCTGCGAAACGAGAGCCTTGTTCTATATCGAGAACTACGAGAAAGGGGAAACGTGGTTCGTCTCGAGAAAGATTCTGCGCGCGTTGAGAAACGATTAATAGATCGAGGAATTGCGAATCATTTCGACGCAGCGGTTGCGAGAGGAAAACCTCGTTTCGTCTCGAGGAGTTTAAGGAAGAtacatgatttattaataaaaagtcttatatattgagaaatgGAGAGAGAAACGGACGAGAGCGATCTCCTCGATAGCGTGCGGAACGTCGCGACGACGGACGCGTATCTCGCGTGGGTGCGACGGTGCGACGAGCGCCTCGAGTCTTTGCGAGAGGGGTGTCGAGAGGAGTGTCGAGAGGAGCGTCGAGAGAGATCCACCGGAACGATTAATTCTCTGATCGCTCGAGTCGTTCGACTGACGGGCGCGAGGGACGACCTGCGCCGACGCTTCGAGCGCTCGGGTGGCGGCGGGGGACAGGAGGGATTCTCGTGGTCGGAGATCGAGACAGCTTTCGCTAGGCGCGTTTTAACCGGCGCCGTTATCAATCTCGATTACATCGAACCATTGCGGTTTCTCGAGGATGCCAGGGATACGGTGCTCGATCGAGTATGCGAcgttatgaataaatatgacaGCGCCAAGGTCAATATCGCGTTCAACGGCGAGTTCGTTTCGGGTGACAAGATCGCTGTTAAGACTATCGTCGCGAAGAATCATCCGCTTTTGCCCGTGTCCAATTTGCGAGAGTGGTACGAGAAGCGCGTAGTCGATGTAATTCTAGCGTCGTTGGAAGAGTTTCAAGAGCGCGATAGTGGATGGGCGTTATCGCGAATATTGAATCTAACGGTGAACGTGAACAGATATAATTCTATGCGCGCCGGATGTTACGTCGAAATTCCGCGAGAGATCAAGTTAAAAAGAGCTGTAATTAACGTGCAATCTACGGACAATGCGTGTTTCGCGTGGTCGGTGGTCGCCGCTCTATATCCGGTCGAAAAGCACGCGGAGAGAAGTTCGCGGTATCCTCACTATACAACGATATTGAATCTGGAAGATGTCGAATTTCCTATGAATTTGAACGGAATCGCTAGATTCGAGCGTCTCAACGATATATCTATCAACGTATATACTATTCGAGATAAGAAGGATAAGAAGAGAGATAAGAAGAATAAGAAGAGAGATATCGTTCTTCTGCGCCTCACCGATCGCAAGAGGGAGAGACACGTTAATTTGTTCTGTCTTAACGACGCGAAGCGACAAGATAACGCGACGCATTTCGCATGGATCAAGAATCTGTCCCGTCTCGTCGGCTCGCAATTGAGCGCTCGGCGACATAAGGCGTATATATGCGATCGGTGAGTACGAACtaacaattgtttaataacgcgttctatataataaatatcgtttcGCAGATGCATGCACTATTTTCGAACGAGCGACAAGTTATCGGCTCACAGCGAGAGAATGAACGAGTGCGCTATCCTTCTTCCGACCGAAGAGGACAAGTGGTTAAATTTCGACAATTATGAGAGGAAGGAGCGTGTTCCGTTCGTGGTGTACGCCGATTTGGAATGCGCGTtggagaggaaggaggagagGAGAACGCCGAAGACGTCCATCATTCAGCATCATAAGGCTCACAGCGTGGGATATTACGCGCGATGCGCGTTCGATGACGCTAGATCGATGTACAGATCGCATCGCGGCGACGACTGCGTATCGTGGTTCGTTCGGGAATTGCGAGATCTAGCGCTTCGCGCGAGAGACTTTCTGAACACCATCGCGCCTATGACGCCTCTCACGGCGAACGAACAGGAGAGATTCCTTAGCGCGACGAGTTGTCACGTGTGCGAGAGACCGTTCGAGTCGGAGGACGTTCGCGTCCGCGATCACTGTCATTCGACCGGACGGTACAGAGGTACCGCGCATTTtagttgcaatttaaattacaaggaAACTTACGTCATTCCTATTTTCTTTCACAATTTATCGGGCTACGACGCGCATTTTATCATTA is a genomic window of Cataglyphis hispanica isolate Lineage 1 chromosome 5, ULB_Chis1_1.0, whole genome shotgun sequence containing:
- the LOC126849551 gene encoding uncharacterized protein LOC126849551; this translates as MERETDESDLLDSVRNVATTDAYLAWVRRCDERLESLREGCREECREERRERSTGTINSLIARVVRLTGARDDLRRRFERSGGGGGQEGFSWSEIETAFARRVLTGAVINLDYIEPLRFLEDARDTVLDRVCDVMNKYDSAKVNIAFNGEFVSGDKIAVKTIVAKNHPLLPVSNLREWYEKRVVDVILASLEEFQERDSGWALSRILNLTVNVNRYNSMRAGCYVEIPREIKLKRAVINVQSTDNACFAWSVVAALYPVEKHAERSSRYPHYTTILNLEDVEFPMNLNGIARFERLNDISINVYTIRDKKDKKRDKKNKKRDIVLLRLTDRKRERHVNLFCLNDAKRQDNATHFAWIKNLSRLVGSQLSARRHKAYICDRCMHYFRTSDKLSAHSERMNECAILLPTEEDKWLNFDNYERKERVPFVVYADLECALERKEERRTPKTSIIQHHKAHSVGYYARCAFDDARSMYRSHRGDDCVSWFVRELRDLALRARDFLNTIAPMTPLTANEQERFLSATSCHVCERPFESEDVRVRDHCHSTGRASLEKLASYLDKSELKIARSEFSDLDDADFELLTRKGVFPYEYVDDIDKLRETRLPPREAFRSSLTGDTVSGSDYERAIKVWERFRVRTLGEYSDLYLKTDVLLLADIFENFCDACMKSYGLDPAHYYTLPGYTWDAMLKYMGVRFELLTDIDMVMFVERGIRGGLSQCFNRYVRANNKYLKSYNLSEPSSYLMYFDVNNLYGWAICQSLPYEDFQWVEDVLSIDLMSVMPNSPTGYIIEVDLAYPSNLHDSHAVLPEAR